In a single window of the Cygnus olor isolate bCygOlo1 chromosome 5, bCygOlo1.pri.v2, whole genome shotgun sequence genome:
- the LOC121070354 gene encoding acyl-coenzyme A thioesterase 5-like, giving the protein MGQVAALPLRQVSSRCWQRQHCWPGPKPWPPQCRSPPWIPGAFLARGLSSMAATIRFSPAARSLFDEPLAIAVQGLGPRQQVTLRTSLRDEAGELFEAHGRYQAADDGELDLARCPALPGGSFSGLEPMGLLWALQPCKPFWRLVKKDVQTPFRLQLEVFEGHGDTPGKLLAQAEHERVFLRDGVRRVPVREGRIRATLFLPPGEDLFPGIIDIDGLGGGLREYRASLLANHGFATLALAYYQYEDLRQDVTKLHLEYFEEAVNYMLQHPQVKGPGIGLLGFSKGGDLSLSMASFLKNITAVATINGPVANTAIPLSYKDKIIPPLPTDQQRNKVYDDNILDFSDAPFDPFQAPGNQSLIPLEKAEAHLLFIAGQDDHIINSEYFATEACKHLQAQGKENFQILIYPGVGHCLDPPFFPLYRIGNHPLFQKWAVLGGEFMAYSKAQVHAWPQIQAFFHKYLNDK; this is encoded by the exons ATGGGGCAGGTCGCTGCCCTCCCTCTGCGCCAAGTGAGCTCCCGCTGCTGGCAGAGGCAACACTGCTGGCCTGGCCCCAAGCCATGGCCCCCACAGTGCCGCAGCCCCCCGTGGATCCCCGGGGCGTTCCTCGCCCGCGGCCTCTCCTCCATGGCCGCCACCATCCGCTTCTCGCCGGCCGCCCGCAGCCTCTTCGACGAGCCGCTGGCCATCGCCGTGCAGGGCCTCGGCCCGCGGCAGCAGGTCACGCTGCGGACATCCTTGCGGGACGAGGCGGGCGAGCTCTTCGAGGCCCACGGCCGGTACCAGGCGGCGGATGATGGGGAGCTGGACCTGGCCCGCTGCCCCGCGCTGCCGGGAGGCAGCTTCAGCGGCCTGGAGCccatggggctgctctgggctttGCAGCCCTGCAAGCCCTTCTGGCGGCTGGTGAAGAAGGACGTGCAGACCCCCTTCCgcctgcagctggaggtgtTTGAAGGCCACGGGGACACCCCCGGGAAGCTCCTGGCCCAGGCCGAGCACGAGCGGGTGTTCCTGCGGGACGGGGTGCGCAGGGTGCCGGTGCGAGAGGGGAGGATCCGGGCCACGCTCTTCCTGCCCCCCG GAGAGGACCTCTTTCCAGGAATCATTGACATAGATGGACTTGGAGGAGGCCTTCGTGAGTACAGAGCCAGCCTGCTGGCCAATCATGGCTTTGCCACACTGGCCCTGGCTTATTACCAATATGAGGATCTGCGCCAGGATGTGACCAAACTCCATCTGGAATATTTTGAAGAGGCAGTGAACTACAtgctgcagcacccacag GTAAAGGGGCCTGGCATTGGCCTGCTCGGTTTCTCCAAAGGAGGTGACCTGTCTCTCTCCATGGCTTCCTTCCTGAAGAACATCACAGCCGTTGCTACCATTAATGGCCCTGTGGCCAATACAGCTATTCCTCTCAGCTACAAGGATAAAATCATCCCCCCTTTGCCCACTGATCAACAGCGTAACAAGGTTTATGATGACAACATTCTTGATTTTTCTGATGCTCCTTTTGATCCCTTTCAAGCCCCTGGCAACCAAAGCCTCATCCCGCTAGAGAAAGCTGAGGCACATTTACTGTTCATTGCTGGTCAAGATGACCATATTATCAACAGTGAGTATTTTGCTACTGAAGCCTGCAAGCATTTGCAGGctcaagggaaggaaaattttCAGATACTCATTTACCCTGGAGTAGGGCACTGCCTTGAccctccctttttccctttgtacCGGATAGGAAACCACCCTCTTTTTCAGAAGTGGGCAGTCTTGGGTGGGGAGTTCATGGCTTATTCTAAAGCACAGGTTCATGCTTGGCCACAGATCCAGGcttttttccacaaatatttaaatgacaaGTAA
- the RIOX1 gene encoding ribosomal oxygenase 1 has product MAAGGAEEQRRRRLGRLSALSVYRRAAGAERLERRRRGTPLPAGGKRAKARPRRGAAGGGGGPELAAPPPSAAVPSRVERAEAPPGSTEKKPPGGPAASPGAPRVQAPPGSPEAKPSGGPAANRGAPRVQAPAGSTETKPPGGPAASSGGGVPGLLRRLGRLEDSRRRAAELFRWLVAPVAPGEFSGRHWERAPLLVRRGDPGYYAGLFSTADFDAILRSGEVQFGTHLDVTSYAEGVRETHNPVGRALPAVVWDFYQNGCSLRLLNPQAFSATVWHLLSILQEYFGSMAGANTYLTPPGTQGFAPHYDDIEAFVLQLEGKKHWRVYSPRTDTEVLPQFSSANLTQAELGKPVLEVVLEAGDLLYFPRGFIHQGDCLPDAHSLHITLSSYQRNSWGDLLEKLLPAALQMALEEDVEYRQGLPMGYLGYMGVANSDAVDPRRTAFVEKLQRLMKKLVDYAPIDAAVDQRAKSFLHDCLPPVLTQSEKQLSVYGFPAQWQDGSPHNVDILVTKDTEVRLLHHGIIRLCNEEAGVMLYYTTENSRVYHKEEPKYLEIDPEYTDSIEFLLSSYPNHVTVDTLPCGTLEDKISLATLLFEKGILTTKKPLVQV; this is encoded by the coding sequence atggcggcgggcggcgcggaggagcagcggcggcggcggctggggCGGCTGTCGGCGCTCTCGGTGTACcgccgggcggcgggggccgagCGGCTGGAGCGGCGCCGCCGCGGGACGCCGCTGCCCGCGGGAGGCAAGCGGGCCAAGGCGCGGCCgaggcgcggcgcggcgggaggaggaggcggcccGGAGCTTgcggcgccgccgccgagcGCCGCCGTCCCCAGCCGCGTGGAGCGGGCCGAGGCGCCGCCCGGGAGCACTGAGAAGAAGCCGCCGGGAGGCCCCGCGGCGAGCCCGGGCGCCCCGCGGGTCCAGGCTCCGCCTGGGAGCCCCGAAGCGAAGCCGTCGGGAGGCCCCGCGGCGAACCGGGGCGCCCCGAGGGTGCAGGCTCCGGCTGGGAGCACCGAAACGAAGCCACCGGGAGGCCCCGCGGCGAGCTCGGGCGGCGGCGTGCCGGGGCTGCTGCGGCGGCTGGGGCGGCTGGAGGAcagccggcggcgggcggcggagcTGTTCCGCTGGCTGGTGGCGCCGGTGGCGCCGGGGGAGTTCTCGGGGCGGCACTGGGAGCGGGCGCCGCTGCTGGTGCGGCGGGGAGACCCCGGCTACTACGCGGGGCTGTTCTCCACGGCCGACTTCGACGCCATCCTGCGCAGCGGCGAGGTGCAGTTCGGGACCCACCTGGATGTGACCAGCTACGCTGAGGGGGTGCGGGAGACGCACAACCCCGTgggccgggccctgcccgcCGTCGTCTGGGACTTCTACCAGAACGGGTGCTCCCTGCGGCTCCTCAACCCCCAGGCCTTCTCTGCCACGGTCTGGCACTTGCTCTCCATCCTGCAGGAGTATTTCGGGAGCATGGCGGGGGCCAACACCTACCTCACGCCACCAGGCACACAGGGCTTCGCCCCCCACTACGATGACATCGAGGcctttgtgctgcagctggaggggaagaagCACTGGCGCGTTTACAGCCCCCGGACAGACACCGAGGTGCTGCCCCAGTTCTCCAGTGCTAACCTGACGCAGGCTGAGCTCGGCAAGCCTGTGCTGGAGGtggtgctggaggctggggacCTGCTCTACTTCCCTCGGGGCTTTATCCACCAGGGCGATTGTCTGCCTGACGCGCACTCGCTCCACATCACGTTGTCCTCCTACCAGAGGAACTCCTGGGGCGATCTCCTGGAGAAGCTCCTTCCGGCGGCCCTGCAGATGGCCCTAGAGGAGGATGTTGAGTACCGGCAAGGGCTTCCCATGGGCTACCTGGGGTACATGGGGGTCGCCAACTCAGATGCAGTTGACCCTCGCCGAACAGCCTTTGTGGAGAAGCTGCAGAGACTGATGAAGAAACTTGTTGACTATGCACCCATTGATGCTGCTGTGGATCAGAGAGCCAAGTCGTTTCTTCATGACTGTCTCCCCCCAGTGCTTACtcaaagtgaaaaacagctAAGCGTGTATGGCTTTCCGGCCCAGTGGCAAGATGGAAGTCCCCACAATGTTGACATACTAGTAACAAAAGACACAGAAGTTCGTCTTCTCCATCATGGCATCATTAGGTTGTGCAATGAAGAAGCAGGTGTGATGCTGTACTACACAACAGAAAATTCAAGAGTGTATCATAAGGAAGAACCCAAGTACCTTGAGATAGATCCTGAGTATACAGACAGTAttgaatttcttctgtcttcctaTCCAAACCATGTCACTGTGGATACCCTCCCATGTGGAACTTTGGAGGACAAGATTTCTTTAGCCACACTCCTGTTTGAGAAGGGCATTCTGACTACTAAGAAACCACTGGTGCAAGTGTAA